The following coding sequences lie in one Syngnathus scovelli strain Florida chromosome 1, RoL_Ssco_1.2, whole genome shotgun sequence genomic window:
- the flrt1b gene encoding leucine-rich repeat transmembrane protein FLRT1, translated as MATESLAELRDWLFLLLLCLTLLAEVLELAAAAIALETGEGEEGIVCPSVCRCDEGFVYCNDRGLSLIPPLPLTAAILYLQSNRLSNAGLPPSLERSTSIRVIYLYANQLDEFPIHLPPSLRELHLQDNNIRTLPRSSLAKLPLLERLHLDDNSISTVSIQERAFSGTPRLRLLFLSRNHLSSIPAGLPASLEELRLDDNRINTIPTHAFRGLSSLRRLVLDGNLLANTRIADDTFSRLSNLTELSLVRNAMQSPPVNLPSSHLIRLHLQDNGMTHIPRGALDGMRRLQKLDLSGNNLTSLPRGLFKDADSLELLLLRGNPWYCSCSLRWLHAWLHSWGSAVTVRGLTCQGPEAVKGQSLKDLTYLMEQCEGPPAGPATGVGVNPSEKNGGGDDSVGGDGKAVGSVPYGSTTTNSLLVPTQGSLFTLRAKRPGLVMPLPAGGEGHVTGGALELTVKALSADSVLVSWLCPQPAPSFRLSWLRLGTSAALGSITETLVPGERRQYHLTQLTPRSHYLICLLPLRQETFLGSNMGTARVGSVETNNKDSTPACAQIETGEAVVNSRGEGSDKDTQDSELSALPLAGIIGGATALVSLLLIFGIFCWYGQRTSYKSGDSHSYNRGRGAKNYDDYVESGTKKDNSILEIRAPPAGFQMTAMAHQPLQPKLEDVTYIHTIFPSSSSSSSHANGTYRSNHRAGSLNGTILSQTSQHHVTYGTNRGYREGGIPDIDYAYT; from the coding sequence ATGGCAACTGAAAGTCTTGCGGAGCTTCGCGATTGGCTCTTCCTGCTCCTGCTATGCCTCACCTTATTGGCTGAGGTGCTGGAACTGGCAGCAGCCGCAATCGCCTTGGAGACGGGTGAGGGAGAGGAAGGAATTGTCTGTCCCTCAGTCTGCCGTTGCGATGAGGGTTTTGTCTACTGCAACGACCGCGGACTCAGTCTAATTCCTCCTCTACCGTTGACGGCTGCCATCCTCTACCTGCAAAGCAACCGACTGAGTAATGCCGGCCTGCCTCCGTCACTGGAGCGCAGCACTTCCATACGAGTGATTTACCTGTATGCTAACCAGTTGGATGAATTCCCTATACACCTTCCACCTTCATTACGAGAGCTGCATTTGCAGGATAACAACATACGAACGTTACCACGCTCATCTTTAGCCAAGTTACCACTACTGGAGCGTCTACACTTGGATGATAATTCAATATCTACAGTTAGCATCCAGGAGCGCGCTTTCTCTGGGACTCCACGGCTCAGACTGCTGTTTCTCTCTCGGAACCACTTGTCAAGCATCCCTGCGGGATTGCCTGCATCCTTGGAGGAGCTGCGATTAGACGACAACCGAATCAACACCATCCCCACACATGCCTTCCGAGGGCTCTCCTCCTTACGTCGCTTAGTCCTGGACGGGAACCTGCTAGCCAACACACGCATTGCAGATGACACCTTTTCCCGCCTTTCCAATCTGACAGAGCTATCACTAGTCCGAAATGCCATGCAGTCTCCACCGGTCAACCTACCGTCATCGCATCTCATTCGACTCCATTTACAGGACAACGGGATGACTCACATACCGCGAGGGGCTCTGGACGGAATGCGACGGCTACAGAAGCTAGACCTATCGGGAAACAATCTGACTAGTCTCCCTCGGGGGCTTTTCAAGGACGCAGATAGTTTGGAGTTGCTGCTGCTACGAGGAAACCCCTGGTACTGTAGTTGCAGCCTTCGCTGGCTCCATGCATGGCTTCATAGCTGGGGCTCTGCTGTAACAGTCAGGGGTTTGACCTGTCAGGGACCTGAGGCAGTGAAGGGCCAGTCTCTTAAAGACCTTACCTATCTAATGGAACAGTGTGAAGGACCTCCAGCTGGTCCGGCCACTGGTGTTGGGGTAAACCCATCAGAAAAGAACGGAGGAGGTGATGACAGCGTTGGAGGGGACGGGAAAGCTGTGGGCTCAGTTCCCTATGGCAGCACCACCACTAACTCTTTGCTGGTCCCCACGCAAGGTTCCCTCTTCACACTCCGAGCTAAGCGGCCGGGCCTAGTTATGCCTCTGCCTGCAGGGGGAGAGGGGCATGTAACCGGAGGAGCCCTGGAGTTGACTGTGAAAGCTCTATCTGCGGACAGCGTTCTGGTCAGCTGGTTGTGCCCACAGCCGGCGCCCTCGTTCCGTTTGTCATGGCTGAGGTTAGGTACCAGTGCGGCACTCGGTTCTATCACAGAGACTCTTGTTCCTGGAGAGAGAAGGCAGTACCATCTTACCCAACTCACACCCCGTTCACATTACCTCATTTGCCTGCTGCCATTACGACAGGAGACCTTTCTCGGCTCCAACATGGGGACGGCTCGCGTTGGCAGTGTTGAAACGAACAATAAAGATTCTACTCCGGCCTGTGCTCAGATAGAAACTGGAGAGGCCGTGGTGAACTCCAGGGGAGAGGGGTCGGATAAGGACACACAAGACTCTGAGCTATCAGCCTTGCCATTGGCAGGGATCATTGGGGGAGCCACGGCGTTAGTAAGCCTACTACTCATCTTTGGTATTTTTTGCTGGTATGGACAAAGAACAAGTTACAAGTCAGGGGACTCTCATTCATACAACAGAGGCCGAGGAGCAAAAAATTACGATGACTATGTAGAGTCGGGCACCAAGAAAGACAATTCTATCTTAGAGATCAGAGCCCCTCCAGCAGGGTTTCAGATGACAGCCATGGCTCACCAGCCACTGCAGCCCAAGCTGGAGGATGTCACCTACATCCACACCATATtcccctcttcttcttcttcttcttcccatgCAAACGGGACGTACAGGAGCAACCACAGAGCCGGCAGCCTCAATGGCACCATTCTTAGCCAAACCAGCCAACATCATGTCACTTATGGTACCAACCGTGGCTACAGAGAGGGCGGTATCCCCGACATAGATTATGCCTACACGTGA